TTTGTAAACCTTCTAACTGTTCATCTGTGAAATAATCTTTGTATTTCTTTGCTTCTATTTGTTCTTTTGCTTCTTTATGTTTATTTTCTATATCTTTTGGTGTATCTACACATTTTAATTCTATTAATTTTGCTTGCCTTGTCATATATGCTGGTAATAATATTATATCTGCTTCTCCTATACCTGCTTTTTGTTCTACTTTGGCTATATAATAACCAGATAAATTAAATAGGGTTGCTATTAATGTTCTATATGCTCTCTCATATGTCTTAATATCTTTTGCATATACTTGTTT
The DNA window shown above is from Oceanivirga salmonicida and carries:
- a CDS encoding PD-(D/E)XK nuclease domain-containing protein; this encodes KQVYAKDIKTYERAYRTLIATLFNLSGYYIAKVEQKAGIGEADIILLPAYMTRQAKLIELKCVDTPKDIENKHKEAKEQIEAKKYKDYFTDEQLEGLQIYTMICCNYEVSIREVK